The Bombus pyrosoma isolate SC7728 linkage group LG3, ASM1482585v1, whole genome shotgun sequence genome has a segment encoding these proteins:
- the LOC122565635 gene encoding LOW QUALITY PROTEIN: uncharacterized protein KIAA2013 homolog (The sequence of the model RefSeq protein was modified relative to this genomic sequence to represent the inferred CDS: inserted 2 bases in 1 codon), giving the protein MIRFGTMFDNREIGKRIRRLLDGNYSYRKILILLTICGGILLYFGPSFVQWLFSSTRESIEAIEDLCMNERLAAFHSDIEEYNANILHNPPKEGEHHYLPYIGNGVFGIPILPEALIYIKRGRALSLPIQWQPLISHPLLKTNFYRDATITHFTSGIVYRYQCFREGYYIEFQYYAHRIFDAILVQDIKITNPLSLSQNVPLKPQMSTQWDNYRIEVIKIQVDDFVDEYNLISGFIPLSNSNKIVTVSIVYKTPPRILQIKARSSIKLKFLTSIQYSEPTLMEEHHIQYELTKEKAIEAIKKAISIQHQSLKEDHINLWQSYWYTGLRISDSKADGAINGHKINSTLYYVLSQISKGIPDIEKNIAMNEGCYRGHHTLDAPRLWKDTSSIDAMNNVVEAWLITLEKQGCHHLMIGDPAAVQQAIVLSLGSLRFSNQHLEFNIDPQYLNRDYLFRRISYGNVTHLNISVTVGEDNRAVLKVALDKSDSVYFGCDAGCLNPPVSLSQLYASIPVKLTKPLTAILYVTSDYQHMQDLRNALHVHAIDDAPAHDHLVMALHKHGHQLGGLPTLFWISICFLIIVFHLFLCKLIINEYHGHQDKQKVRSREADRTLXSHANVSKEA; this is encoded by the exons ATGATAAGATTTGGAACGATGTTCGATAACCGTGAAATTGGAAAACGAATACGACGCTTACTTGATGGGAATTACTCATATCGTAAGATACTTATATTACTTACTATATGTGGTGGAATACTTCTATATTTTGGTCCATCTTTTGTGCAGTGgcttttttcttctactaGAGAATCAATAGAAG CAATTGAAGATCTCTGTATGAATGAACGACTAGCTGCCTTTCATTCAGATATTGAAGAATATAATGCAAATATTCTTCATAATCCACCAAAAGAAGGAGAACATCATTATTTGCCATATATCGGCAATGGGGTTTTTGGAATTCCTATTTTACCAGAGgctttaatatatataaaacgagGGAGAGCACTATCATTGCCAATACAATGGCAACCCTTAATTTCTCATCCTTTACTTAAAACCAATTTTTATCGAGATGCTACAATTACTCACTTTACAAGCGGGATTGTTTATCGTTACCAGTGTTTTAGAGAAGGATATTACATAGAGTTTCAATACTATGCTCATAGAATATTTGATGCAATATTGGtacaagatataaaaataactaatCCTCTTTCACTTTCCCAAAATGTACCATTGAAGCCACAGATGTCTACACAGTGGGATAATTACCGCATAGAAGTGATCAA AATTCAGGTAGATGATTTTGTGGATGAATATAATCTAATTTCTGGATTTATTCCATTATCTAactcaaataaaattgtgacAGTATCAATAGTTTATAAAACACCTCcaagaatattacaaattaaagcAAGaagttctataaaattaaaattcttaacaAGTATACAGTATAGCGAACCTACACTCATGGAAGAACACCACATACAATATGAATTAACCAAAGAAAAAGCTATAGag gcAATTAAGAAAGCAATCAGTATTCAGCACCAAAGTTTAAAAGAAGATCATATTAATCTTTGGCAAAGTTATTGGTACACAGGTCTTAGAATAAGCGACTCTAAAGCTGATGGTGCAATAAATggtcataaaataaattccactCTATATTATGTATTGTCTCAAATTTCGAAAGGTATTCCcgatatagaaaaaaatatagccATGAATGAAGGTTGTTACCGCGGGCATCACACCTT aGATGCTCCACGGTTATGGAAAGACACATCCTCTATTGACGCTATGAACAATGTCGTTGAAGCATGGTTAATAACATTAGAAAAACAAGGATGTCACCATTTAATGATTGGTGATCCTGCAGCAGTGCAACAAGCTATTGTTTTAAGTCTTGGTAGTTTACGTTTTAGTAATCAACATcttgaatttaatattgatcCACAATATCTCAATcgagattatttatttag GAGAATAAGTTATGGTAATGTAacacatttaaatatatcagtAACGGTCGGAGAAGATAATCGTGCAGTTTTAAAAGTAGCTTTAGACAAGAGTGATAGTGTCTATTTTGGATGTGATGCTGGATGTTTGAATCCACCTGTTTCATTGAGTCAATTGTATGCAAGCATTCCAGTGAAATTGACAAAACCATTAACGGCTATACTGTATGTAACATCTGATTATCAACATATGCAAGATTTACGAAATGCTTTACATGTACATGCCATAGACGATG CTCCAGCACATGATCACCTTGTAATGGCTTTACATAAACATGGACATCAATTAGGAGGCTTACCAACACTTTTTTGGATCAGTATATGTTTTCTTATAATTGTgttccatttatttctttgtaaacttattattaatgaatatcATGGTCATCAAGATAAACAAAAAGTGAG GAGCAGAGAAGCGGATAGGACCCT TTCACA
- the LOC122565640 gene encoding fatty-acid amide hydrolase 2-like isoform X2: MSIKVLKHVLKCLIIKFHIIFDCMIDFIFGLYYDHNIQKVPPIKNDLLLTSASELAERIRTKKISSVEVVTAFINRAKEVNGIINAIVEDRYSDALEEAKEVDKFLQTLENIDSIKEKKPFLGVPFTTKESNEAKDMLHTMGLTSRCTFRSKEDATAIRFMKNAGGILIAKTNIPELNLWSESRNNIYGQTCNPYNTTRNVGGSSGGEGAITAACGTAFSVASDIGGSTRMPAFFNGVFGFQSTAGLTPLKGIGLRKEDYPNSMAGVGPMCKKAEDLVPILKILVGEKISLLKLDAEVDVKCLNIFYQENSGDIRASRVNSEMRAALLKVVQHFKEITGSATKIKIPGSEYSYRLWRFWMTQENFDFKISITNGKYRASALTEIFKFLTGSSDLTLAAILKLIDEDIFPREDAEWAMNITKNMKQYLMDKLEHNGILIYPSSPFQTGYHYTAYLRPFNFGYWCLFNVLKFPVCQVPLGVGKNGLPIGVQVVAAPYNDHLCLAVARELEKVFGGWVSPV; encoded by the exons ATGTCAATCAAGGTCTTAAAAcatgttttaaaatgtttgattatcaaatttcatataatatttgacTGTATGATAGATTTCATTTTTGGGTTATATTATGATCATAATATACAAAAGGTACCACCTATTAAGAATGATTTATTACTGACAAGTGCATCAGAATTAGCTGAAAGAATCAG aacaaAGAAGATATCATCTGTAGAGGTTGTAACAGCATTTATAAATCGGGCAAAAGAAGTAAATGGGATAATAAATGCAATAGTTGAAGATAGATATTCTGATGCCTTAGAAGAAGCCAAAGAAgtagataaatttttacaaacattagaaaatattgattcaataaaagagaagaaaccaTTTTTGGGTGTTCCTTTCACAACAAAAGAAAGCAATGAAGCAAAAG ATATGCTTCATACGATGGGTTTAACAAGTAGATGTACTTTCCGTTCTAAAGAAGACGCAACAGCAATACGCTTTATGAAAAATGCTGGTGGAATTTTGATTGCAAAAACGAACATTCCTGAATTAAATCTCTGGTCTGAatcaagaaataatatatatggaCAAACATGTAACCCATATAATACTACTAGAAATGTTGGTGGAAGTAGTGGCGGAGAAGGAGCAATTACTGCTGCCTGTGGAACTGCATTTTCTGTTGCCAGTGATATTGGTGGTTCTACTCGAATGCCTGCTTTCTTTAATGGAGTGTTTGGATTTCAATCAACTGCAG GTTTAACACCACTGAAAGGTATTGGACTTCGAAAAGAGGATTATCCTAATTCAATGGCAGGAGTGGGACCAATGTGTAAAAAAGCAGAAGATTTAGTAcctattttgaaaattttagttGGAGAAAAAATCTCATTACTTAAGCTTGATGCAGAAGTAGATGTAAAAtgtcttaatattttttaccaagAAAATTCAGGTGATATAAGAGCAAGTAGAGTAAATTCTGAAATGAGAGCTGCTCTTTTAAAAGTTGTACaacattttaaagaaattactgGATCTGCAACAAAA ATAAAAATACCTGGTTCTGAATATAGTTATCGATTATGGCGATTTTGGATGACacaagaaaattttgatttcaaaaTAAGTATAACAAACGGAAAG tatcgTGCGAGTGCTCttacagaaattttcaaatttttaactgGAAGTTCAGACTTAACGTTAGCTGCTATTCTGAAACTAATTGATGAAGACATATTTCCTCGAGAAGATGCTGAATGGGCAatgaatataacaaaaaatatgaaacaatatttgatg GATAAATTGGAGCATAATGGCATACTAATTTATCCATCTTCACCTTTTCAAACTGGTTATCATTATACAGCTTATTTAAGACCATTTAATTTTGGTTATTGGTgtctttttaatgttttaaaattcccGGTGTGCCAAGTGCCTCTTGGTGTAGGCAAAAATGGACTACCTATTGGAGTGCAG GTCGTAGCAGCTCCCTATAATGATCATTTATGTTTGGCTGTAGCACGAGAATTGGAGAAAGTGTTTGGTGGTTGGGTTTCACCAGtctaa
- the LOC122565640 gene encoding fatty-acid amide hydrolase 2-like isoform X1 codes for MNFTNMCTLVKNSRTQEGDKCQTVFEMSIKVLKHVLKCLIIKFHIIFDCMIDFIFGLYYDHNIQKVPPIKNDLLLTSASELAERIRTKKISSVEVVTAFINRAKEVNGIINAIVEDRYSDALEEAKEVDKFLQTLENIDSIKEKKPFLGVPFTTKESNEAKDMLHTMGLTSRCTFRSKEDATAIRFMKNAGGILIAKTNIPELNLWSESRNNIYGQTCNPYNTTRNVGGSSGGEGAITAACGTAFSVASDIGGSTRMPAFFNGVFGFQSTAGLTPLKGIGLRKEDYPNSMAGVGPMCKKAEDLVPILKILVGEKISLLKLDAEVDVKCLNIFYQENSGDIRASRVNSEMRAALLKVVQHFKEITGSATKIKIPGSEYSYRLWRFWMTQENFDFKISITNGKYRASALTEIFKFLTGSSDLTLAAILKLIDEDIFPREDAEWAMNITKNMKQYLMDKLEHNGILIYPSSPFQTGYHYTAYLRPFNFGYWCLFNVLKFPVCQVPLGVGKNGLPIGVQVVAAPYNDHLCLAVARELEKVFGGWVSPV; via the exons atgaattttacgaatatgtGTACTTTAGTAAAGAATTCACGAACGCag GAAGGTGACAAGTGCCAGACAGTATTCGAAATGTCAATCAAGGTCTTAAAAcatgttttaaaatgtttgattatcaaatttcatataatatttgacTGTATGATAGATTTCATTTTTGGGTTATATTATGATCATAATATACAAAAGGTACCACCTATTAAGAATGATTTATTACTGACAAGTGCATCAGAATTAGCTGAAAGAATCAG aacaaAGAAGATATCATCTGTAGAGGTTGTAACAGCATTTATAAATCGGGCAAAAGAAGTAAATGGGATAATAAATGCAATAGTTGAAGATAGATATTCTGATGCCTTAGAAGAAGCCAAAGAAgtagataaatttttacaaacattagaaaatattgattcaataaaagagaagaaaccaTTTTTGGGTGTTCCTTTCACAACAAAAGAAAGCAATGAAGCAAAAG ATATGCTTCATACGATGGGTTTAACAAGTAGATGTACTTTCCGTTCTAAAGAAGACGCAACAGCAATACGCTTTATGAAAAATGCTGGTGGAATTTTGATTGCAAAAACGAACATTCCTGAATTAAATCTCTGGTCTGAatcaagaaataatatatatggaCAAACATGTAACCCATATAATACTACTAGAAATGTTGGTGGAAGTAGTGGCGGAGAAGGAGCAATTACTGCTGCCTGTGGAACTGCATTTTCTGTTGCCAGTGATATTGGTGGTTCTACTCGAATGCCTGCTTTCTTTAATGGAGTGTTTGGATTTCAATCAACTGCAG GTTTAACACCACTGAAAGGTATTGGACTTCGAAAAGAGGATTATCCTAATTCAATGGCAGGAGTGGGACCAATGTGTAAAAAAGCAGAAGATTTAGTAcctattttgaaaattttagttGGAGAAAAAATCTCATTACTTAAGCTTGATGCAGAAGTAGATGTAAAAtgtcttaatattttttaccaagAAAATTCAGGTGATATAAGAGCAAGTAGAGTAAATTCTGAAATGAGAGCTGCTCTTTTAAAAGTTGTACaacattttaaagaaattactgGATCTGCAACAAAA ATAAAAATACCTGGTTCTGAATATAGTTATCGATTATGGCGATTTTGGATGACacaagaaaattttgatttcaaaaTAAGTATAACAAACGGAAAG tatcgTGCGAGTGCTCttacagaaattttcaaatttttaactgGAAGTTCAGACTTAACGTTAGCTGCTATTCTGAAACTAATTGATGAAGACATATTTCCTCGAGAAGATGCTGAATGGGCAatgaatataacaaaaaatatgaaacaatatttgatg GATAAATTGGAGCATAATGGCATACTAATTTATCCATCTTCACCTTTTCAAACTGGTTATCATTATACAGCTTATTTAAGACCATTTAATTTTGGTTATTGGTgtctttttaatgttttaaaattcccGGTGTGCCAAGTGCCTCTTGGTGTAGGCAAAAATGGACTACCTATTGGAGTGCAG GTCGTAGCAGCTCCCTATAATGATCATTTATGTTTGGCTGTAGCACGAGAATTGGAGAAAGTGTTTGGTGGTTGGGTTTCACCAGtctaa
- the LOC122565640 gene encoding fatty-acid amide hydrolase 2-like isoform X3: MNFTNMCTLVKNSRTQEGDKCQTVFEMSIKVLKHVLKCLIIKFHIIFDCMIDFIFGLYYDHNIQKVPPIKNDLLLTSASELAERIRTKKISSVEVVTAFINRAKEVNGIINAIVEDRYSDALEEAKEVDKFLQTLENIDSIKEKKPFLGVPFTTKESNEAKDMLHTMGLTSRCTFRSKEDATAIRFMKNAGGILIAKTNIPELNLWSESRNNIYGQTCNPYNTTRNVGGSSGGEGAITAACGTAFSVASDIGGSTRMPAFFNGVFGFQSTAGLTPLKGIGLRKEDYPNSMAGVGPMCKKAEDLVPILKILVGEKISLLKLDAEVDVKCLNIFYQENSGDIRASRVNSEMRAALLKVVQHFKEITGSATKIKIPGSEYSYRLWRFWMTQENFDFKISITNGKYRASALTEIFKFLTGSSDLTLAAILKLIDEDIFPREDAEWAMNITKNMKQYLMQVWQMHLTVHHTTCLLWYCAAIIPLFLG, encoded by the exons atgaattttacgaatatgtGTACTTTAGTAAAGAATTCACGAACGCag GAAGGTGACAAGTGCCAGACAGTATTCGAAATGTCAATCAAGGTCTTAAAAcatgttttaaaatgtttgattatcaaatttcatataatatttgacTGTATGATAGATTTCATTTTTGGGTTATATTATGATCATAATATACAAAAGGTACCACCTATTAAGAATGATTTATTACTGACAAGTGCATCAGAATTAGCTGAAAGAATCAG aacaaAGAAGATATCATCTGTAGAGGTTGTAACAGCATTTATAAATCGGGCAAAAGAAGTAAATGGGATAATAAATGCAATAGTTGAAGATAGATATTCTGATGCCTTAGAAGAAGCCAAAGAAgtagataaatttttacaaacattagaaaatattgattcaataaaagagaagaaaccaTTTTTGGGTGTTCCTTTCACAACAAAAGAAAGCAATGAAGCAAAAG ATATGCTTCATACGATGGGTTTAACAAGTAGATGTACTTTCCGTTCTAAAGAAGACGCAACAGCAATACGCTTTATGAAAAATGCTGGTGGAATTTTGATTGCAAAAACGAACATTCCTGAATTAAATCTCTGGTCTGAatcaagaaataatatatatggaCAAACATGTAACCCATATAATACTACTAGAAATGTTGGTGGAAGTAGTGGCGGAGAAGGAGCAATTACTGCTGCCTGTGGAACTGCATTTTCTGTTGCCAGTGATATTGGTGGTTCTACTCGAATGCCTGCTTTCTTTAATGGAGTGTTTGGATTTCAATCAACTGCAG GTTTAACACCACTGAAAGGTATTGGACTTCGAAAAGAGGATTATCCTAATTCAATGGCAGGAGTGGGACCAATGTGTAAAAAAGCAGAAGATTTAGTAcctattttgaaaattttagttGGAGAAAAAATCTCATTACTTAAGCTTGATGCAGAAGTAGATGTAAAAtgtcttaatattttttaccaagAAAATTCAGGTGATATAAGAGCAAGTAGAGTAAATTCTGAAATGAGAGCTGCTCTTTTAAAAGTTGTACaacattttaaagaaattactgGATCTGCAACAAAA ATAAAAATACCTGGTTCTGAATATAGTTATCGATTATGGCGATTTTGGATGACacaagaaaattttgatttcaaaaTAAGTATAACAAACGGAAAG tatcgTGCGAGTGCTCttacagaaattttcaaatttttaactgGAAGTTCAGACTTAACGTTAGCTGCTATTCTGAAACTAATTGATGAAGACATATTTCCTCGAGAAGATGCTGAATGGGCAatgaatataacaaaaaatatgaaacaatatttgatg CAAGTTTGGCAAATGCACTTGACAGTACACCATACTACCTGCCTTCTGTGGTATTGTGCTGCAATTATACCTTTATTTTTAGGATAA
- the LOC122565653 gene encoding uncharacterized protein LOC122565653 — translation MEKVKKTKVNQAIELLWLNKKDAKKKKTNGHKIEKSLNIHAQCKIMHYYKKSKRQHPVSSSKYRILSEIKSHTIKKNWSKVKNLFLLLLNFSIDIEPLIWRYSLILSLYSNIDNLSNISQLFETCIGASHCDKNLILKNLLLLRHK, via the exons atggAGAAGGTCAAAAAAACAAAAGTT aatcaaGCTATTGAATTACTTTGGCTAAATAAGAAAGatgcgaagaagaagaaaacaaatggccataagatagaaaaatcattgaatattcatgctcAGTGTAAAATTATGCACTATTACAAGAAAAGTAAGAGGCAACATCCAGTAAGTTCCTCAAAATACAGGATACTCTCTGAAATAAAATCAcatacgattaaaaaaaattggagtaaagttaaaaatctatttttattattactaaatttttctattgatATTGAACCTTTAATATGGCGTTATAGTCTTATACTTTCATTATATAgcaatatcgataatttatctaatatttCCCAACTTTTTGAAACATGTATTGGTGCTTCACAttgtgataaaaatttaatactgaaaaatttattgttattgcgtcataaataa
- the LOC122565636 gene encoding protein SPT2 homolog isoform X1 yields the protein MVKMDFGTLLSVAQKNENNKQSIACYQTKFSPPKKPTKQSKSLSDNIKKFLARKEEEERQKALEEKKKRENLLALRDHKAQSRINKHLKVCKAANKSVLPDAIDNENTAVTMAGPSQPDEDDYGYVSQEASAFYNQLMSKYNNTTSQKPAFDDCRKRTIKDIASTKDRVKLALKQQEVEEALGHRRKRKHSVKEVELEVEEKTEKETKDDKKEKDEKSKAKRKPMPPPIDFTELLKIAEKKQHEPIIIEAKPKSDEPERLLTKKQMKEYAKEKEWRERKEQRNKLGNMNNKEGIVTTSNKLNKTQDCRNNASSSNKISKVSEKLTTLSSISNKTLSKVTGLQSSTSKKGGIEKSNLNKVTPNKPNISKTSERDILSEERKRLETERKKLEEMRQAIEEEKKKLRLSKTQIEDTKNPKIEKSVSKMKVEKQELSKNTYKESPAISVAKCRIPQTMNDKIKQFPPADMKSIKSKQMLHLKEQRKSLVNHKRRIRDEDDEEEYDSELEDFIDDEVEEENEDYSKYISEIFGYDKNKYKYVDNDDDAAMESSFAQQLKEEYVSTKIGIMEDLEDMRMEALEKKRKALFKKKFKK from the exons atGGTTAAAATGGATTTTGGTACCTTACTAAGTGTGGCccagaaaaatgaaaataataagcag TCAATTGCTTGTTaccaaacaaaattttctccaCCCAAAAAACCAACCAAGCAGAGCAAATCACTTTCggacaatataaaaaaatttttagctcgtaaggaagaagaagaacgccAGAAAGcattagaagaaaagaaaaaaagagag AATTTATTAGCACTTCGTGATCATAAAGCCCAAAgtcgaataaataaacatttgaaaGTATGTAAAGCTGCAAATAAGTCCGTATTGCCAGATGCAATTGACAATGAGAACACAGCTGTTACAATGGCAG GTCCTTCACAACCTGATGAAGACGACTATGGATATGTTTCGCAGGAAGCGTCTGCATTTTATAATCAGTTAATGAGTAAATACAACAATACGACTTCGCAAAAACCAGCTTTCGATGACTGCCGAAAAAGGACAATAAAAGATATAGCATCTACAAAG GATAGAGTAAAACTAGCTTTAAAACAGCAAGAAGTGGAAGAAGCTTTAGGACACCGTCGGAAAAGAAAACATTCCGTAAAAGAAGTAGAATTAGAGGTAGAAGAAAAAACTGAAAAAGAGACTAAAgatgataaaaaggaaaaagatgagAAGTCAAAAGCCAAGAGGAAACCTATGCCACCACCAATTGATTttactgaattattaaaaattgctgaaaagaAACAACACGAACCAATCATTATCGAAGCTAAACCAAAAAGTGATGAACCAGAAAGGTTATTGACcaaaaaacaaatgaaagaatatgcaaaagaaaaagaatggcgagaacgaaaagaacaacgaaataaactcggcaatatgaataataaagagGGAATTGTTACGACATctaataaactaaataaaacaCAAGATTGTCGTAATAATGCCAGTTCTTctaacaaaatatcaaaagtatcCGAAAAATTAACCACACTATCttcaatttcgaataaaactcTTTCCAAAGTAACAGGATTACAATCATCAACTTCTAAAAAAGGAGGTATTGAAAAATCTAATCTTAATAAAGTTACTCCAAACAAGCCCAACATTTCAAAAACATCTGAGAGAGATATACTTTctgaggaaagaaaaaggttggaaacagagagaaaaaaattagaagaaatgCGACAAGcaattgaagaagaaaaaaagaaattaagattAAGCAAAACTCAGATTGAAGATACGAAAAATCCGAAAATTGAGAAGTCAGTATCAAAAATGAAAGTAGAGAAACAAGAGTTAtcgaaaaatacatataaagaaTCTCCAGCAATTAGCGTAGCAAAGTGTCGTATACCACAAACAatgaatgataaaataaaacaatttccacCAGCAGACATGAAGTCAATCAAATCTAAACAAATGCTTCATTTAAAGGAACAGAGGAAGTCACTGGTTAACCATAaac GTCGTATAAGAGATGAGGATGACGAAGAGGAATATGACTCTGAGCTTGAAGATTTTATTGATGatgaagtagaagaagaaaatgaagattacAGTAAATATATAAGCGAAATATTCggttacgataaaaataaatataaatatgtagacAATGATGATGATGCAGCTATGGAAAGCAGTTTTGCACAACAGCTCAAAGAGGAATATGTATCCACTAAAATAG GTATTATGGAAGATTTAGAAGACATGCGTATGGAAGctttggaaaaaaaaaggaaagctctcttcaaaaaaaaatttaagaagtaa
- the LOC122565636 gene encoding protein SPT2 homolog isoform X2 translates to MAGPSQPDEDDYGYVSQEASAFYNQLMSKYNNTTSQKPAFDDCRKRTIKDIASTKDRVKLALKQQEVEEALGHRRKRKHSVKEVELEVEEKTEKETKDDKKEKDEKSKAKRKPMPPPIDFTELLKIAEKKQHEPIIIEAKPKSDEPERLLTKKQMKEYAKEKEWRERKEQRNKLGNMNNKEGIVTTSNKLNKTQDCRNNASSSNKISKVSEKLTTLSSISNKTLSKVTGLQSSTSKKGGIEKSNLNKVTPNKPNISKTSERDILSEERKRLETERKKLEEMRQAIEEEKKKLRLSKTQIEDTKNPKIEKSVSKMKVEKQELSKNTYKESPAISVAKCRIPQTMNDKIKQFPPADMKSIKSKQMLHLKEQRKSLVNHKRRIRDEDDEEEYDSELEDFIDDEVEEENEDYSKYISEIFGYDKNKYKYVDNDDDAAMESSFAQQLKEEYVSTKIGIMEDLEDMRMEALEKKRKALFKKKFKK, encoded by the exons ATGGCAG GTCCTTCACAACCTGATGAAGACGACTATGGATATGTTTCGCAGGAAGCGTCTGCATTTTATAATCAGTTAATGAGTAAATACAACAATACGACTTCGCAAAAACCAGCTTTCGATGACTGCCGAAAAAGGACAATAAAAGATATAGCATCTACAAAG GATAGAGTAAAACTAGCTTTAAAACAGCAAGAAGTGGAAGAAGCTTTAGGACACCGTCGGAAAAGAAAACATTCCGTAAAAGAAGTAGAATTAGAGGTAGAAGAAAAAACTGAAAAAGAGACTAAAgatgataaaaaggaaaaagatgagAAGTCAAAAGCCAAGAGGAAACCTATGCCACCACCAATTGATTttactgaattattaaaaattgctgaaaagaAACAACACGAACCAATCATTATCGAAGCTAAACCAAAAAGTGATGAACCAGAAAGGTTATTGACcaaaaaacaaatgaaagaatatgcaaaagaaaaagaatggcgagaacgaaaagaacaacgaaataaactcggcaatatgaataataaagagGGAATTGTTACGACATctaataaactaaataaaacaCAAGATTGTCGTAATAATGCCAGTTCTTctaacaaaatatcaaaagtatcCGAAAAATTAACCACACTATCttcaatttcgaataaaactcTTTCCAAAGTAACAGGATTACAATCATCAACTTCTAAAAAAGGAGGTATTGAAAAATCTAATCTTAATAAAGTTACTCCAAACAAGCCCAACATTTCAAAAACATCTGAGAGAGATATACTTTctgaggaaagaaaaaggttggaaacagagagaaaaaaattagaagaaatgCGACAAGcaattgaagaagaaaaaaagaaattaagattAAGCAAAACTCAGATTGAAGATACGAAAAATCCGAAAATTGAGAAGTCAGTATCAAAAATGAAAGTAGAGAAACAAGAGTTAtcgaaaaatacatataaagaaTCTCCAGCAATTAGCGTAGCAAAGTGTCGTATACCACAAACAatgaatgataaaataaaacaatttccacCAGCAGACATGAAGTCAATCAAATCTAAACAAATGCTTCATTTAAAGGAACAGAGGAAGTCACTGGTTAACCATAaac GTCGTATAAGAGATGAGGATGACGAAGAGGAATATGACTCTGAGCTTGAAGATTTTATTGATGatgaagtagaagaagaaaatgaagattacAGTAAATATATAAGCGAAATATTCggttacgataaaaataaatataaatatgtagacAATGATGATGATGCAGCTATGGAAAGCAGTTTTGCACAACAGCTCAAAGAGGAATATGTATCCACTAAAATAG GTATTATGGAAGATTTAGAAGACATGCGTATGGAAGctttggaaaaaaaaaggaaagctctcttcaaaaaaaaatttaagaagtaa